In Drosophila santomea strain STO CAGO 1482 chromosome 2L, Prin_Dsan_1.1, whole genome shotgun sequence, a single window of DNA contains:
- the LOC120444007 gene encoding troponin C isoform X1: protein MSDELTKEQTALLRNAFNAFDPEKNGYINTAMVGTILSMLGHQLDDATLADIIAEVDEDGSGQIEFEEFTTLAARFLVEEDAEAMMAELKEAFRLYDKEGNGYITTGVLREILRELDDKLTNDDLDMMIEEIDSDGSGTVDFDEFMEVMTGGDD from the exons GATGAATTGACTAAGGAGCAAACTGCAT taCTACGTAATGCATTTAATGCTTTTGACCCCGAAAAAAATGGATATATCAACACAGCCATGGTGGGTACGATACTTAGCATGTTGGGTCATCAACTTGATGATGCAACTCTTGCTGACATTATCGCTGAAGTCGATGAGGATGGTTCAggtcaaattgaatttgaagaATTTACCACACTGGCCGCCCGCTTTCTTGTTGAAGAGGACGCCGAAGCCATGATGGCTGAATTAAAGGAAGCTTTTCGCCTTTACGACAAAGAAGGAAATGGATATATAACAACTGGTGTTCTTCGTGAAATTCTGCGCGAACTAGATGATAAATTGACAAATGACGATCTGGACATGATGATTGAGGAAATCGATTCCGATGGATCGGGTACTGTTGATTTTGATG aaTTTATGGAAGTAATGACTGGTGGCGATGATTAA
- the LOC120444007 gene encoding troponin C isoform X2, protein MVGTILSMLGHQLDDATLADIIAEVDEDGSGQIEFEEFTTLAARFLVEEDAEAMMAELKEAFRLYDKEGNGYITTGVLREILRELDDKLTNDDLDMMIEEIDSDGSGTVDFDEFMEVMTGGDD, encoded by the exons ATGGTGGGTACGATACTTAGCATGTTGGGTCATCAACTTGATGATGCAACTCTTGCTGACATTATCGCTGAAGTCGATGAGGATGGTTCAggtcaaattgaatttgaagaATTTACCACACTGGCCGCCCGCTTTCTTGTTGAAGAGGACGCCGAAGCCATGATGGCTGAATTAAAGGAAGCTTTTCGCCTTTACGACAAAGAAGGAAATGGATATATAACAACTGGTGTTCTTCGTGAAATTCTGCGCGAACTAGATGATAAATTGACAAATGACGATCTGGACATGATGATTGAGGAAATCGATTCCGATGGATCGGGTACTGTTGATTTTGATG aaTTTATGGAAGTAATGACTGGTGGCGATGATTAA